One Gemmatimonadaceae bacterium genomic window carries:
- the hrcA gene encoding heat-inducible transcription repressor HrcA yields the protein MAHSGELSERERQVLEAVIHSYVATAEPAGSRTLSRRFGLGISPATIRNTMSDLEEKGFLFHPHTSAGRVPTDKAYRMYVDSLMRVDPITREHRRRLAEDIVAGGSAIEAILRRAAQSLGILTQELGVALGPRLERATLRRIELVRVASDRLLLVISLNGGAVRTIFVEVPGTIADEAMVEVSIVLNERLTGLTLDQLRTSLPSRLRDVHTRPETAELLNIFVQEGDQVFTRAAEPLEAVVIGQPSLLADQPEFASGERLRQLFDLTEQRQQLATLLEARPGSNGLSITIGNEHGDPRLDAFTVVTAEYTAGSLSGVIGVIGPTRMPYDKVIALVGHTSQLVSELLC from the coding sequence ATGGCGCACTCAGGAGAACTCTCGGAGCGGGAACGACAGGTCCTTGAAGCGGTGATCCACAGCTATGTGGCTACAGCCGAACCGGCTGGCTCGCGCACGCTGTCTCGTCGGTTCGGCCTTGGCATTTCGCCGGCCACCATTCGGAACACGATGAGTGACCTGGAAGAGAAGGGTTTCCTGTTTCATCCACACACGTCCGCCGGCCGTGTTCCGACCGATAAGGCCTATCGCATGTACGTGGATTCACTCATGCGCGTCGATCCGATCACCCGAGAGCATCGTCGCCGACTGGCCGAGGATATTGTGGCGGGCGGCTCGGCGATCGAAGCGATTCTTCGTCGTGCGGCGCAGTCGCTGGGGATTCTCACGCAGGAGCTGGGTGTGGCGCTGGGTCCGCGACTGGAACGGGCCACGTTGCGTCGGATTGAACTGGTGCGTGTCGCATCGGATCGACTGTTGCTGGTGATCAGCCTGAACGGCGGTGCCGTACGAACGATCTTTGTCGAGGTTCCCGGCACCATTGCCGACGAGGCCATGGTCGAGGTGTCGATCGTGCTCAACGAACGGCTGACCGGGCTCACGCTCGACCAGTTGCGCACATCGCTCCCCTCGCGCCTGCGGGATGTGCACACCCGACCGGAAACCGCCGAGCTGTTGAATATCTTTGTGCAGGAAGGCGACCAGGTGTTCACGCGAGCGGCGGAACCCCTGGAAGCGGTCGTCATCGGGCAACCGTCGTTGCTGGCGGATCAACCGGAGTTCGCCAGTGGTGAGCGTTTGCGACAGTTGTTCGATCTGACCGAGCAGCGTCAGCAACTGGCGACCTTGCTTGAGGCGAGACCGGGATCGAACGGCCTGAGTATTACCATTGGCAACGAGCACGGCGATCCCCGTCTCGACGCGTTCACTGTTGTCACCGCCGAGTATACCGCCGGATCGTTGAGCGGTGTGATCGGCGTCATCGGTCCGACACGCATGCCCTACGACAAGGTCATTGCGCTGGTCGGGCACACTTCACAGCTCGTGTCCGAGCTGCTCTGCTGA
- a CDS encoding DnaJ domain-containing protein, whose protein sequence is MADFYAVLGVPRDASDDDIKKAYRRLALQWHPDRNSGAKEAEEKFKELTEAYDALRDPQKRAAYDRYGEAGLRGSSQAQYEHVDLSEALNIFMRDFGGFGDLFGGQGGRRQSGPRSGADIKLPLPLTLTEVATGIEKTVVLKVLESCDKCEGSGAEAGTKPQTCATCHGAGRFDARSGRSSGSSSRSPHARPVRAKAS, encoded by the coding sequence ATGGCTGATTTCTACGCGGTACTGGGTGTGCCGCGCGACGCGTCCGACGACGACATCAAGAAGGCGTACCGTCGGTTGGCACTGCAGTGGCATCCTGACCGCAATAGCGGTGCGAAGGAAGCCGAAGAGAAGTTCAAGGAGCTGACCGAGGCGTATGACGCGTTGCGCGATCCGCAAAAACGCGCGGCGTATGATCGGTACGGTGAGGCCGGGTTGCGCGGTTCTTCGCAGGCGCAGTACGAGCATGTGGACCTGTCCGAGGCGCTCAACATTTTCATGCGCGACTTCGGGGGGTTCGGCGACCTGTTCGGCGGGCAAGGCGGGCGTCGGCAATCGGGACCACGGAGCGGTGCGGACATCAAGCTGCCGCTGCCCTTGACGCTCACCGAGGTGGCCACCGGGATAGAAAAGACCGTGGTGCTCAAGGTCCTCGAGTCCTGCGACAAGTGCGAAGGGTCGGGCGCGGAGGCGGGTACAAAGCCGCAGACCTGTGCGACTTGTCACGGTGCGGGGAGGTTCGACGCGCGCAGCGGTCGTTCTTCGGGCAGTTCGTCTCGGTCGCCCCATGCCCGACCTGTGCGGGCGAAGGCATCGTAG
- the hemW gene encoding radical SAM family heme chaperone HemW, with translation MNHPGQDGPAYRHLYVHVPFCARRCSYCDFSIAVRRQVPVDAFVRAVEKELTVRRQRQATEALETLYFGGGTPSLLGVEGIRRLLDVIRRDRPLAINAEITLEANPEDITASAVRGWRDAGITRLSIGVQSFDDAVLRWMHRVHDAASAERAVRTARDGGLGAFSLDLIFAVPDVLARDWTRDLDMATSLNPDHISLYGLTVEPHTPLGRRRARGMVVETTEERYEAEFLEAHRRLSTSGFEHYEVSNFARAGRRAIHNSAYWSGAAYLGVGPSAHGFTGAERRWNIAAYAAWQAALDAGQDPIEGREVLTAENRDAERAYLGLRTSDGMELSPGESAIVAPWVEAGWLEWVEMAGKRRARCTPEGWLRLDRLAADLTALPSHS, from the coding sequence GTGAACCATCCCGGACAGGACGGTCCGGCGTATCGACACCTCTACGTGCATGTGCCGTTCTGCGCCCGTCGCTGCAGCTATTGCGACTTCTCCATCGCGGTGCGGCGTCAGGTGCCGGTGGACGCGTTCGTGCGCGCCGTCGAAAAGGAGTTGACCGTCCGACGCCAGCGACAGGCGACCGAGGCACTCGAAACACTCTATTTCGGGGGCGGCACGCCGTCATTACTTGGCGTTGAGGGTATCCGTCGGCTCCTGGACGTGATTCGGCGCGACCGGCCGCTTGCGATCAACGCCGAGATTACGCTTGAAGCGAATCCCGAGGATATCACCGCCAGTGCGGTGCGCGGGTGGCGTGACGCCGGCATCACGCGACTATCCATCGGGGTGCAGAGTTTCGATGACGCGGTACTGCGGTGGATGCATCGTGTTCATGACGCGGCGTCTGCGGAACGCGCCGTGCGCACGGCGCGTGATGGCGGACTGGGCGCGTTCTCGTTGGATCTCATCTTTGCCGTCCCCGATGTGCTGGCGCGCGATTGGACCCGCGATCTGGACATGGCCACGTCTCTCAACCCCGACCATATCTCGCTGTATGGCCTGACCGTCGAACCGCATACGCCCTTGGGGCGGCGCCGCGCCCGGGGCATGGTCGTCGAAACAACCGAGGAACGTTACGAGGCGGAGTTTCTCGAAGCGCATCGTCGTCTCTCGACGTCGGGATTCGAGCACTATGAGGTGTCCAACTTCGCCCGCGCGGGACGTCGCGCCATCCACAACAGCGCCTATTGGTCTGGTGCCGCGTATCTGGGGGTTGGTCCCAGTGCGCATGGATTCACCGGTGCCGAACGCCGATGGAATATTGCCGCCTATGCCGCGTGGCAGGCCGCGCTGGACGCCGGACAGGACCCGATAGAAGGCCGCGAAGTGCTGACAGCGGAAAACCGCGACGCCGAGCGCGCCTACTTGGGACTGCGCACGTCGGACGGCATGGAACTATCCCCGGGCGAATCGGCAATCGTGGCACCGTGGGTGGAAGCCGGATGGCTTGAGTGGGTCGAAATGGCCGGCAAACGGCGGGCCCGGTGCACCCCGGAAGGGTGGCTTCGACTGGATCGGCTGGCCGCCGACTTGACAGCGCTCCCAAGTCATTCGTAG